In Vanessa atalanta chromosome 9, ilVanAtal1.2, whole genome shotgun sequence, the genomic window TTAGAACAACTCatccataaataattatatcgataaacataacatttaaagttGCTAAGAGACATATCATTttagttttcataattttctaTGTTTCTTATAGTGATAATGGCGGACGGATAGGACGGAGGTACAACATCATGATCAGCCCATATTCGTCTACTGCTGGATATAGGCCTCTCAAATTGCACAGTACAACATCATATGCTTTCTCCGACTTCCAtccatttaaaagtaaaaaggaaCAACTACTAATATACATTTAggtttattacatattaagacgtaatttaaaatcatctcGTTCTGTAGCGAAGGTAAGTATATTGAGAAAACCGGCAATTGTCCACCGAAAATCTCCCATATCCTCTAAATCGCATTGAAGTAAAGTGGTGTACTCTAAAATCTTCTTCTTAGAAGAAGAGGCccagcaataaaattaaattttctacttTACTACTACAAAATCTACTTATGGAATTGTATACTCACTAACATGACACCAGTTGCACTTAGTATTAAAAAACCAGCAAATAGTAAATAAGcgtgtaaaaacaaatatagttcCTGATCAACGATCATAGATATAATAAGTCCTATTGGAATCTGAGTTTGTGACCATAAAGCTCCTCCTATTAGTGTTTGTTCGTCTCTATTCTTGGGCCTAGACTCCACATTTGCAGTAGCCCATAGAAACGCTGCTGCTATTACGATACCTAGACTACTGAATTTTAGAATTAAACTAGCAACGTTAGAAAccattagtaattatttttcacaTATCATCAGGTTAGTACTGTTTTGTTAATATCGTTTTTAAAGTTCATATTTGACGTTTAACttcaattttgataattttaataggtATACTCGACGTCATTCTATTTTGAGTTTCAATGTAAACGTAAATTTATATGTTGATCTTTTTTGCACAACTCATGATGCGCTTTAGAGAGTTCTTTGTATACAATTGAAAggataattaattgaatacaaataaattctctatttttctaaaaattgaTTTGTGTGATAgaaacgtaaaataacaataatcaaaatAGTTCTAAAACActgtaaattatgaaaataaacactAATTGACTCATTTCTCGTATACACTACCGTCCAATAAGAAGTTTTCCTGTAGAAAAACCTCAGGTGCAGAATAGCATGTATGATTTGGGTATTCTCGTGCCCTCGGAAAGCATGTTAGACCAGTTATACTTGCGCACATACATGTACACAATAATGTATTCTGCATAGTTGGCTAATGGCTCTTAAGGCGACCGTCGTGGCTGAAATCGTtagtatcaatatatttttctccCCATCCATGCTATAACGTTGGCAATTATTCCACCAACCAACCATTTCCCGAGTAGTTGTTACAACGGCTAAAATTACAGAACAGCGCCAATagcaatcattaaaattatgcgTAACAAgacttcattataataatagccaaattttaatttagtcacGGGAAATTTAACATAGTACGACAAGATTTaatcttaacatattttttcaaactccgaaaattttatagttcattacataaaaacattaaacatgtTGAAACACGTCGTCATTTGTCATGTTTTTATCGTTTTTCAAGTGATTTATTTAACTGCTCACGAAACGCAAAAAAGCTATGTaagttttacatataaaatgtatcagtatatttttattttattattattactcatttTAAACCCCCGCCATTCcatactataaaaattataacgtaaACTCTAATTCActtcctatatttaaaaaaataccgttAATAATAagtctacatttttttatcgacattttacaataatgataggaaataaataaaattgaaaggtCAATCAGCatggattttaattttgaacccgaaaaaaaaaatacatttggacTAATTTCTTTACCGTTTTTGACAGTTATtgaaatcatatattttgtgtaataagTACATGTATCTGTGAGTGGTTTAAcgacaaataaatgtatttgagaCTGTAATAAAGAAcagtatcataattaaaaaaaagttattacattTGTTTACTAAAGGATTTAGGCAACtttgataatttttgtttaaattactcaatacatatttttaagctgattagttaacaaaaaaatatcacattttaaaTCCCTTTTTTCATAGACCAccgattattattatgtattaatgaacgtctattttttataaaatccttaatatatttagtattcattgattaattttaaaaacagggTGAATTCTCActgaaaatcataaaatttaatgtctGCAAGGGCCCAAAGAGAATTGACTGCACCAACTTAACAACGAGCATACTcaatgaaacaaatttaataataaacctcGAAATTAAGAAAAATCTCACCGTAAATCgggtaatattttacatttacataagtTCTATTTCTTAGTTATTCTTAGTTGTGGTCAATAATTTCTCTCCGAATGATTTCCCTCTTCAGTAATGAAAAGGTTTCGAAATTTTTCTACCACGCTATTcaaggtttttataaataaacacgttGCAGTACTTTATGAAGAGGTCCGTACGATGTTTTGTCTTACCTGCCAAGCAccagttaattaataaatattattgacgcACGTGGAGTATCAGTGATAATCATCATCTGCAATATTGTCAACAACAACAAGCttgctttattcaaataattcctTAGTTTAAaaactgataaataattaattagaaacaatatttttaaaatagacaaatattctcttagtttatcttttaaaataggGAAAAATTGTATCACTGGTAAACAACAAACCACTTGTGAGACTGCAGATGAAAAATCCATGCGACCACCTATTCATGAAGACAATGTTTCAAACAATACTGAACATTACTCAGAATTGTATATTCATAAAGGTAAGTAGATAGTTGTATAACCATtctgttttattcaaatattttttttaatattgacacaatggacataattacatttcaaaagaatgattgaattaaaatagaaGGAGCGAGAAAAATCGTCGCCAAGTTTTTGGACTATAGACTTAGATGTCTAGTTCAATTCTCATCTTCGGTCTATAAGTACCAACTCACTTCTCAAATAAGCTAGCAATTACATGAAAATACATGTatctaatattctttaaaataaataagtataaataagtataatgtcaaatacgttttttttattattttcagtcaAAAAAATTTCTAAATGTAGATATTGATGAAATAGCGAAAAATTACTATGGAGGAATGTTTTTATATggaaatataacttttaaatctgttttttaCAACGACGAATGCAACTTCTCCTGCACCGTTGCTGAAGTTGCCTTATCTCCTAggaagaataaaaaaacaaaataatataaattacacttgGAACACCGTAACACTATTAAATAATCGTTATCAATTACTTAAGCTGTATTCGTGTGGTTATATGTTATTATGCTtcacattttatgtataacgaATAACTCAGGCAGGTATTTActtgaagaaaatatttgtatctatCCATTCATTTCTTTCATTCATATTACCAAAATAGAATCAATGACACAAAATGATCAGATACcctaaattaatacttttaatgtatttaacattCAATAAAGGTTGAGTCGATTACATTTAACTCTCTTTCGTAAGTCTTGTGCACGCGTCAAATCAAATACATGTTATTTCAGTACGTATTGCTATTTTCTACACATATGTAAATTTGTATGAATGACATTACATGAACTTTTCAATGTCATCCATATTATATTGGAAAAAGCAATTCGTAATATTTCAACTTTACCTACTGAGGCAATCGATAATAATTTCTTAGATtgaattgtattgtaataaatggTATTgttatggttaaataaataaactaatataagtgaccgaataaaattattttattaataaataaataaattgtaacagttaataaaatttgttcttttattttttacattattcttGCAGATATCAATCAAATGGACAACTTTCATCATGGTCCAGCTGTACGCAGTACATTCCACGCGATCtgaaattttaagtattattctACGTATAAAAATTTGTCTTTATAGTGCTTCTCGGTATTTTTTTGctaaatacctatttaataatacatagttATTTTAGTAGACCCGCCTTCATGTACCGCTTTCGCCTAAAGGTGGACTGGTACAGAATGCTATTCGGCATCAAGTCCACCTTGTGTTTCAAAAGGACTcattttgtcaataaaatattttaaatactcatAAAGGCATTAATTCGTTCTTTCCTTCTAATGATCCAATAAGTAGCATAACTTACGAGTCGGGTATTTCGTCTCCAATCCTCACTAACTTGCGATCTGTGCGCAAACCCCATCGCTCTTGTTTTGGGCATGTCGAGTCGCATGGCACACCCACCATACGTATGCGCCGACGCACGCTGGCAGCAAAATAACAGGAACTCATAAAATGACTGCATCGCGCAATTCCtgcaaaaacaattacaaatgtttgatttaaaataaataaaatacctctGTCTTTGTGCTTTATCATTTCCTTGTTACATCATAGGAGCAAAAAACCTAGATTAGGTGGATTAGGGTAGTAGTTGAGTCGTGGGGATCcagatatcatttatttttctattttcttaATACTTTTCATGATCATAAAAATTCATacggttttataataattgcgtAAATCCAGAACAACAGGtgcaaacaaagaaaaatacacTATTGGAATAttagaatttgtattttataagttttacgaACTTTAACTTACCGCTTTATTAATCtcacgtattttatttaaagtttatctgGATAAAATAGTTGTGTCAGCGTTGTTATTTTGTGcagcattaaattatttttggttcataactgtatttttatatgctttattatatttaaaactataacgcAACTACTATTAAGTTAAGCATCTCATTGATTATCAAAACTAAGATTGTACTGAAGTATAAAAGATAAGATaagagtttatataataataatttaattaataatcgaATACTCATACAGATTGATAACTTAAACCTTATTCTACAAAAgcgatgttataattttaatcgacATTTTCTTTAATTCTTGAGATTTTTTCATAATTCCGGATTTgaattttgcatttaaatatgcAGCACCAAATATTAGGAAAATGTAACATTGGtatgtgtttgttttattttactatgtatttaatttaattaaaaaatgtccatcatttataagattttaaatgaacatggttatttttattactaacagtatttaaaacgggatatttaccatgttttttatttttatttgttggagctcgatatttcgacattatctacgaatgtcttgttcacgagactcatAATGTCGAAATTACTATACTGTCCAtcatttgtttgtttggtttttcttaattttaagcaCACAAAACTgcgttaaaaatatgatttttaaggTGTAATGAAAGAGAAAATGAGCTTAAGAAATTACCCTACGACTTTATAATCGCTTATAACCATACTTCTTAGGTTTATATTATGATACtctaagatataatttatatcaatgtaataataattattccaaatttgaatttcgaatcaggaaaacaaaacaaaacaaattaaatattataacattagtattatGTTCAGGCATGAGTTAAATGGAGATTCGAACTTTAATAGCATTTAATATCTAATGCATACTCATAAAGTGTCCTTTGCAACCAGGCTGTAGTCTTCCGCCGTTGACACAGAAGTCTGCGTGCCCCACTTGACCACTTTCGCCAAGAAAACCAGCATTTGTATGTATCACTTGTACAACATATGCGTCGTCTCTGCCGAGGCGGAATAATCTCGATCCGTAATTAGACACAAGAGGGCGCGCTGGGTCTAAaccttataacaaaataattaaaaaaatataattaaacagtaaCTATTACTTATTTGAGTACttattcatttcaaatataaaatatataaatataatgcaacACGTTAAATATtgaccaaaaataaatattaaaacagcaTATTTCCGTAAATAGGCTGATAACTCCTGGGCCTGATAAAGTCCAGACCTGggtcttatattattaaaaaaaaaataatgcagaaTATTGCGTACTGAATAAGTAACAGCATTATTGACATCGAGAACATATAGTAGAGCATATTTCTAGTTGACTACAACTACATTGTTACTCTAAGTGTAGCAATTAAACTCACACTCTAACAGCATACATCACATACTGTATTGATTGGAATCAAGAGTGGGGTCATCGTGGATTAAAAATCTGAGAAATTTTTGCAATAAACATCATCATTATCTCTTCATAATCTCTCTTTTTAAGGAAATGGAAGAAaaattattccaccacgttgctcgaGTGCGGGCTATTGATCAGACATTCGAATGAACTgtgtgaaaatattattatatatattttcatttacaatcGAGAAAGAGATGAATAATTAACAcatatcgtaaataaaaaaccCAGTATCGCCGAAATCTTCggctatattttgttttttcttaagaCAAATGTTCTGCTCTGTATATTTCCTAGACTACTTCAGCTCGACTGTATACTCTAtggtttattacaatataactagcaatttattttatctatttcatGCGTTAGGTACTCATcacatatatgtgtatttataccACATTGCTGTTGACAGCGAACAAGACCAGTCAACCGTGTTGTGATTTGCAGTAAATATGGTGAAAGTAGATATCAAATACACAAAGGTAAGTTTCAAATTCATTTaacctaattaaattaaatacatttgtttgaattactatttttaattaaaaaatagtatatttaatttataatcatagtaagttaatttgtttacttatttatatatattattgattgatCCATTTCAAATTAACTTCACTgagatatattataacttttgtaataaatttttatccCAAACTATATGTACACTTACGtatacttttgttatatatttgcaaacaattattactagtattacttagtattacttttttgtatataaattggaATTATATTACTCTATGCATTTTGTGTTAGAGATGTCTAGTTTTTATCTGACgtaagtactttttatttatttatccactaaaatatgtacctacttatGGAGAACATTGTAGTAGCgtcataaaaaagataattaaatggtttattcaataaaaaaacttagCAACGCATTTGGCAAtaaattaacagtctgtaaGGCTCTTCGTTTTGTTGGGGCTTCTTCTCCTTAATTAAATACGTtgcgtttttaaataatagcggTTCAATTTGGTCGCTTATGATGGGTTAAATCTAATCTTAACTGGGTAGTAAGTAAAGTTAACATCATCTCCGTAAATGAGTTGGTAAAATCAGACGGCCACGCGCACTTATTGATCAAATGAAATAGCGCGCTTCCCGGGCTTCTTTATACACATTTCCGTCCCTTATCACGAAATCACgatgttaatgtaaatatggCACTCATCAATAAAACATTGCTAAATTATTTACTCATATCTGCACCTGAGTCTGACTTTCGTATCATCATGGTAACGTAAAAAATCCAAAACGCAGACGCTAAAAGCAATTAAAACAGGCAAAAAATTTGCGCACTGATTTTGAGTAGAGTTAGGAcgaacttgaataaagtgtattttgattttttatcacaatttaaataatctaaaaattgAGGTCTATAACAATATAAACTTCATATAGATCTTTGAAAAACTTTTATGACTACAAAAGCCAGCTCTCTAGATGTTTAGATTCTTGTCAGGAGCAGACATAAGCAAATGACCcgcttttttgtttcatttgacCAAATTATGTAGAAATTTTATTCACTGGCTTCCTAAACGAACACCAGCTGATCTCTTATAAGTCTGCTACTAAAATGAATAcggacttatttatattaaacattataataaaaagtagagAAAATGAATTATGAAACTTTCAAagctttaaattcatatttttattcaatcagATAAATTGGTATTGGTATACCTTCGTTGTATCACTAGATTGATGATACAAACACGAATTTGAAATTTAACTATAGCAATCACGATAGAGATTATTTGGATTGATATAACTttacaaaagtatataattatgataaaatattgtgCAATTCACCAGTATAGTCTATTGATCACTTTAAACTATCTTCTTTACGTAAACATACGTAATGACAGCATGATTAGGCAATTTTATAAgagtatagatattatttataatgacaaaaacaattctatttttatctaGCTTACATTTGCGCATAGTATACACAGTAAGGATATCTTAACAATTCTTTCAAATATTACGAAGACAATTTCAGTggttttttattgacattattaCATCTCTCCGTGTGTCCGTGACTCCACCGCATCTTCCATATCAAAAAGAAAGAACTCTTAGAACGTACTCGACGTTAAAACTCAATTTGACATGatattactatacatttaaaGCTTACCTCTTATTCAGGCTGTCTGTTTTATTAAGAAGAcctagcaaaaaatatataatagcaaattaaataacatcatcaactatatatatatatatacatctaataagtatcatattatattctgcATCAAATTCCACGAATACAGTTTTTCCATAAAggccaattatttatttatttacaaaacgagagatttttttataattgtaatgattttattattttccacgATGATTTCTATGATGTGGGGACGTCCCTCTAAATATCATCATCTTTCCGAATTCCTTACACttttgatttcatataaatcaatCTATAGACCTATGTACAGCTTATTTGAACATCgaatattagtttaatatttagtcAGAAACCTAggtaaaaaagatatatttacccTCCTCTTGACTAGTAAACGTTTTATCGTTTTTATCTTACGCTCAAGCGTCAAGGTTAAACAAACTATAAGGTGCAAATCATGTTGTAAATAGAAGTTATTAATTAGCGTATTATGTTATAgggtaaaaaatattctatggaTCCATCTCTTACGAATATAAGGATTCGATTACCTAAATTAGTTTTATCTAAGTATTTCTAggttattaaagttttatacatgtatattttatttttatacagttgTTCATCAACAATGAGTGGGTGGATGCCGTTAGTAAGAAGACTTTTCCCACTATTAACCCTCAAGATGAGACCGTCATCACACAAGTCGCTGAAGGAGACAAGGTGATTAAGCTAACTGTTCCAAATAGTAATGATTTCGCTGTCATATACAACTTTTTCTAAAATACTCATACAATGTGtgcattttatgttaaataattaaattttactttgttgCTCTTGATTAGGCTGATGTGGACTTAGCAGTGAAAGCCGCTGTAAAGGCATTCCACCGTTATTCAGAATGGAGGCTACTCGATGCTTCTCAACGAGGCAGACTGCTCCTCAAGTTGGCAGATCTCATGGAAAGAGACGTGAAATACTTGGGCGAACTTGAGACTTTAGATTGCGGCAAACCAGTTGCACAGGCAACAGGTGAAGCAGCTTGGTCGGCTCAAATTATCAGATATTACGCCGGAAAAGCTGATAAAATTTTGGGTAACACTATCCCCGCaggtaaataaagatatactatattttctattacatttcaagtattttatttcattcaagtgCTTctgtttcaataaatttaactttttagaCGGCGAAGTGCTCTCCATGACAATTAAAGAACCTGTAGGCGTTTGTGGTCAAATCCTGCCTTGGAACTATCCTATTCCCATGTTTGTTTGGAAGATCGCCCCTGCCCTAGCTGCtggtatgtttttgttttatcaaaaagttTTTTCCTTCGATCGAAATATTAAccccatattattatatataacaatggtAACACAAAAAATGGTCGAAGGCCGAAGTTTAGAAGTCGGCAATGCTTACACTTCGATACCAAATCACTTAAAGCTGGTCGGTATTGCGTCTGAAGTCACGGCGGGTCGCAATTGAAtagagattaaattatttattaaaattatatttatattaaactaacataaatCTGTTGGacggaacataataataaattatctatgaatataaaataacaatatcacATAAGAAGTGTTAAAATTTacgtatgtaacatttttttttttaatttagggtGTACTCTCGTCATTAAACCCGCGGAGCAGACTCCTCTAACTGCACTTGCCTTAGCGGCATTGATCAAAGAAGCTGGTTTCCCACCGGGTGTTGTAAATGTGATTCCTGGATATGGACCTACTGCTGGTTCAGCTCTCACGAACCACCCTTGTGTTGATAAAATGGCTTTCACAGGATCCACTGAGGtgaatttattacaaagaaCAAATTACAACGCTACAGAATACGAGATCATCATATAATATTGAGTTATTTAACATGATAAAAACTTAGTATCCAATTTAATACCAGAAAATAGTGTAACTAAGTATAATTGAAAAGATTCAGTAATAAATTTTAGACTTAGCAAAGATACTTCTTCATCTTCAAGAAGAAATGCATGATTGATAAAAATCTTCGAaaattccttttaattttttaaagcaatattattaatatttaattatgaaagcCTGTTTATAGagaatttatagtttattaaatattgcttatagaataggtatatttattcaattattatttacagattGGACGAATTATCATGAGTGGTGCTTCCAAAGTAAATCTAAAACGTGTCACTTTAGAACTCGGAGGAAAGAGCCCCCTAGTTATTTTCAACGACGCGGAtggtaaataacaatttaaatgatgaaataatttaattaaaatttttttgttgtttatataataattatattaaaacaatgctCTTAGCATATTACGTGCATTGATTCTAATATAGACTTTATTATCAActaaagtacataaatat contains:
- the LOC125066350 gene encoding aldehyde dehydrogenase X, mitochondrial-like; protein product: MVKVDIKYTKLFINNEWVDAVSKKTFPTINPQDETVITQVAEGDKADVDLAVKAAVKAFHRYSEWRLLDASQRGRLLLKLADLMERDVKYLGELETLDCGKPVAQATGEAAWSAQIIRYYAGKADKILGNTIPADGEVLSMTIKEPVGVCGQILPWNYPIPMFVWKIAPALAAGCTLVIKPAEQTPLTALALAALIKEAGFPPGVVNVIPGYGPTAGSALTNHPCVDKMAFTGSTEIGRIIMSGASKVNLKRVTLELGGKSPLVIFNDADVEKAAQIAHRAAFANAGQCCAAGTRTFVQSGIYEAFVAKAAEIAKKRTVGNPYEDVQQGPQIDNEMFTKVMGYIQSGKKEARCVAGGDRIGKTGFYIQPTVFADVKDDMKIAKEEIFGPVQSILKFDTFDEVIDRANNTNYGLGSGVVTNDITTALAFAKHIRAGTVWVNTYEHVTPQTPFGGFKESGIGREMGEEGILQYLENKTVTINLPKKPQM
- the LOC125066421 gene encoding uncharacterized protein LOC125066421 is translated as MALKATVVAEIGEFSLKIIKFNVCKGPKRIDCTNLTTSILNETNLIINLEIKKNLTVNRGKIVSLVNNKPLVRLQMKNPCDHLFMKTMFQTILNITQNCIFIKSKKFLNVDIDEIAKNYYGGMFLYGNITFKSVFYNDECNFSCTVAEVALSPRKNKKTK